Below is a window of Variovorax sp. TBS-050B DNA.
GCGAAAAATAGTCCGAATCCGACTCGCTTCGCAGCTCCCATATGGCTACCAGTCCTTCCGTCGCAATTCCAACCGTTCCTCCCGCCGCCACCGGCCGATCGTCCAGGCTGGTGATCGTGCTCCTGAGCGTGGCGCTGGTCGCCGTGGTGGCCGCCGCCGGCGGCGGCTACTACCTGATGAACCAGCGCGAAGCCGCCGCGCCCGCCGCACCCGCCGCGGCGGTGCCCGAGAAGCCGATCTTCGTCACGCTCGAGCCGCTCACGGTCAACGTGCGCTCCGACGGCCGCCCGCGCTTCCTGCACGTGGGCATGGCGCTCAAGGTGCGCGACGAACAGACCAAGGCCCGCATCACCGAATTCATGCCCGAGGTGCGCAGCCGCCTGCTGCTGCTGCTGTCGAACCGGCCGCCCGAGTCGCTGGTGACCACCGAGGACAAGGCCCGGCTCGCCGAGGAGATCCGCTTCGAACTGAGCCGCCCGCTCGGCGCCGGCATTCCTCCGCAGGAGATCGCCAGCGTGTCCTTCAACACCT
It encodes the following:
- the fliL gene encoding flagellar basal body-associated protein FliL; the protein is MATSPSVAIPTVPPAATGRSSRLVIVLLSVALVAVVAAAGGGYYLMNQREAAAPAAPAAAVPEKPIFVTLEPLTVNVRSDGRPRFLHVGMALKVRDEQTKARITEFMPEVRSRLLLLLSNRPPESLVTTEDKARLAEEIRFELSRPLGAGIPPQEIASVSFNTFMVQ